The Elaeis guineensis isolate ETL-2024a chromosome 14, EG11, whole genome shotgun sequence genome has a segment encoding these proteins:
- the LOC140853672 gene encoding small polypeptide DEVIL 22-like, whose amino-acid sequence MDEKWKLSKKGSTNSSCSASRRMVVGEGGPFLKRSASMREGKSSSGSPRSFSSRCASLVKEQRARFYIMRRCVTMLICWRDYP is encoded by the coding sequence ATGGACGAGAAATGGAAGCTTTCGAAGAAGGGGAGCACGAATAGCAGCTGCAGCGCCAGCAGGAGGATGGTGGTGGGCGAAGGCGGGCCCTTCCTCAAAAGATCCGCGAGCATGAGAGAGGGGAAGTCGAGTTCGGGCTCGCCGCGGTCCTTCTCGAGCCGGTGCGCCAGCCTCGTAAAAGAACAGAGAGCCAGGTTCTACATCATGCGCCGCTGCGTCACCATGCTCATCTGCTGGCGAGACTACCCTTAA